The Fervidicoccus fontis Kam940 DNA window GTGAGACAAAGAGCTCTGGAAGAAGGGAAGATGCTGCTCATTCCTTCTCCTAGACTGAAGACAGGGTTCATGCTTTTGAACCCGAGCGAGATCCAAAAAAAGCTATACAGGGAAGCTAAAAGGAGCAAGGCTGAAGAAGCATTCAATAAGCTCAGGAAGATAATAAGCTCTGAAGATTTAGGGGGAATTGAAAGATCCAGCAGAGAGTTCAGAGAGGGATTCAAGCTGAGATGAGGCTAATCGATACAAGTGTTTTGATTGAGGATGTAAAGAAGGGAGTCTACGAGGAAGGAGCCATTTCGTCAATAACTTTAATAGAAGTGCTTCGTGGTATAGCTCCTGAGAAGAGAGTAATGGTTAAAGAGCTTTTGGAGAAAAGCTACGAGCTTAAAAGCTTAGATAATGAAGCAATATTAAAGTACTGCGAATTATACGATGCCCTCAAGGAAAAGGAAAATCTCATACGTGATGCGGATCTCTTGATCGCCTCTGTAGCTATAGCAAAAAACTTAGAGCTCATGACGAAAGATAAAGATTTCGAAAGGCAAAAGGACTTAGGGCTCAAATTGAAGCTGGAAAAATAAATTGCAAGCCTAGACAAACTGTTTTTAAATTCATTACAAAAAACTGAGCTA harbors:
- a CDS encoding type II toxin-antitoxin system VapC family toxin, whose protein sequence is MRLIDTSVLIEDVKKGVYEEGAISSITLIEVLRGIAPEKRVMVKELLEKSYELKSLDNEAILKYCELYDALKEKENLIRDADLLIASVAIAKNLELMTKDKDFERQKDLGLKLKLEK